From Paracholeplasma manati, one genomic window encodes:
- a CDS encoding helix-turn-helix domain-containing protein, with the protein MNKAFKFRIYPTQTQQTLIRMTLGHNRFLWNKMLEDKQKQYELDKTMLYNRPAQYKDTYPFLKDIDSLSLANTQLNLEKAYKQFFNHKQDFPKFHSKKQDYGYTTNLVNNNIVLLKGYIKLPK; encoded by the coding sequence ATGAACAAAGCCTTTAAGTTTAGAATCTATCCAACTCAAACTCAACAGACTTTGATTCGTATGACCTTAGGCCATAATCGCTTTCTCTGGAATAAGATGTTAGAAGATAAGCAGAAACAGTATGAACTTGATAAAACCATGTTATACAACCGTCCGGCACAATATAAAGATACTTATCCATTTCTAAAAGACATCGACTCTTTATCTCTAGCCAATACGCAACTCAATCTAGAAAAAGCTTATAAACAATTCTTCAATCATAAACAAGATTTTCCCAAATTTCATTCTAAGAAACAAGACTATGGCTATACAACCAACCTTGTTAACAATAACATCGTTCTATTAAAGGGTTATATCAAACTACCTAAA